One region of Culex pipiens pallens isolate TS chromosome 2, TS_CPP_V2, whole genome shotgun sequence genomic DNA includes:
- the LOC120420595 gene encoding glucose dehydrogenase [FAD, quinone]-like gives MTAGILPLLLALSNEAPLETLQSTFANFSAEYLYGDASATFRDTNSFLLEYDFIVIGAGSGGCVMANRLSENPRWKVLLLEAGREENALLSVPLTAAELLTETGYSWQYKAEPESTVCRGEPGGVCSVIKGRGLGGTSLHNYMVYTRGHYYDYDRWALAGNYGWSYSDVLPYFLKGEQSYLKKSRLTLQTPLLRSFVEAGKSFGYSSIEPDDKVQLGFFKVTDTNTFRGQRRSAARDYLHPIRNRPNLFISMNSRVIRILIDPRTKTAHGVEFVKDGVQHKVYASKEVVLSAGAINSPQLLMLSGVGPKQHLESLSIPVIKSLDVGYNLHDHYAYSSLQFNLNQSLFLNPAEFNSNTLAEYLTHGTGVFSFPARFESAAFMSTPMSDLPVDYPDIELFFASVTLNRNSSDSALKLLGLPQALEGSNLLANADRGQFSIFVTLEQPKSRGRITLKNTNPYSQPRIKTNYFSHPHDLATVISAINMAVELGESAPFAKYGSSLDPTPIPGCESLPFRSDDYWKCTVQQMASLSPHQCGTCKMGPASDTSAVVNPELQVHGVRNLRVVDASIMPTPMTGHPNAVVFMIGEKAADMVKNRWLKR, from the exons ATGACCGCCGGAATTCTCCCGCTGTTGCTAGCCTTGAGCAACGAAGCCCCGCTCGAAACGCTCCAGAGCACCTTTGCCAACTTCAGTGCCGAATATCTGTACGGCGATGCGAGCGCAACGTTCCGCGACACCAACTCGTTCCTGCTCGAGTATGACTTTATCGTGATCGGTGCCGGATCCGGCGGTTGCGTGATGGCCAACCGACTGAGCGAGAACCCACGGTGGAAGGTTCTGCTGCTGGAGGCAGGTCGCGAGGAGAACGCACTGCTCAGCGTTCCGCTGACGGCGGCGGAGCTGCTTACGGAGACTG GGTACAGTTGGCAATACAAGGCGGAGCCGGAGAGTACTGTTTGCAGGGGAGAACCGGGTGGGGTTTGTAGTGTGATTAAAGGGCGCGGGCTTGGGGGTACGAGCTTGCACAACTACATGGTGTACACCCGGGGTCATTACTACGACTACGATCGATGGGCCCTGGCTGGTAACTACGGTTGGAGCTACTCCGACGTGTTGCCTTACTTCTTGAAGGGTGAGCAGAGCTATTTGAAGAAATCTCGGCTGACCTTGCAAACGCCGTTACTACGCAGCTTCGTCGAAGCTGGGAAGAGTTTTGGGTATTCGTCAATTGAGCCGGATGATAAGGTTCAGCTTGGTTTCTTCAAGGTTACGGACACGAATACTTTTAGAGGTCAACGACGCAGTGCAGCCCGGGACTATCTTCATCCGATTAGAAACAGACCAAATCTTTTTATTTCGATGAACTCGCGAGTCATCAGAATCTTGATCGATCCCAGAACAAAAACTGCCCACGGAGTTGAGTTTGTGAAAGATGGAGTACAGCACAAAGTCTACGCCAGCAAGGAAGTTGTACTATCAGCCGGTGCCATCAACTCTCCCCAACTGCTGATGCTCTCTGGAGTAGGTCCCAAGCAACATCTGGAGTCGTTATCGATACCGGTGATCAAGTCGCTGGACGTTGGCTACAACCTTCATGATCATTATGCCTACTCTAGCCTTCAGTTCAATCTTAATCAGTCACTGTTCTTAAATCCTGCTGAGTTTAACTCTAACACACTTGCGGAATACCTAACCCATGGAACAGGGGTGTTTTCTTTCCCTGCGAGATTCGAAAGTGCAGCGTTCATGAGCACTCCTATGTCCGACCTTCCCGTTGATTACCCTGACATTGAGTTATTCTTTGCTTCTGTTACGCTCAATAGGAATAGCTCTGATTCAGCTCTAAAACTGCTCGGACTTCCACAAGCCTTGGAGGGCTCAAATTTGCTGGCAAACGCCGATCGAGGACAGTTTTCGATCTTCGTAACCTTGGAGCAACCAAAAAGTCGTGGTCGGATCACTTTGAAGAACACCAATCCATACTCTCAACCTCGCATCAAAACCAACTACTTCAGTCATCCCCACGACCTCGCCACCGTCATCTCCGCCATCAACATGGCCGTAGAACTAGGCGAATCCGCACCCTTTGCCAAGTACGGATCATCGCTGGATCCAACTCCAATCCCCGGATGCGAATCCCTCCCGTTCAGAAGTGACGACTACTGGAAGTGCACCGTCCAGCAAATGGCTTCGCTTTCACCCCATCAGTGCGGAACTTGCAAGATGGGACCGGCCAGCGACACAAGCGCGGTGGTCAACCCAGAGCTGCAGGTTCACGGTGTCCGGAATCTCCGCGTCGTCGATGCCTCCATCATGCCCACTCCTATGACGGGACATCCGAACGCGGTCGTGTTCATGATTGGCGAAAAAGCGGCCGACA